A genomic region of Carettochelys insculpta isolate YL-2023 chromosome 7, ASM3395843v1, whole genome shotgun sequence contains the following coding sequences:
- the LOC142016007 gene encoding dual specificity protein phosphatase 13B-like has protein sequence MAFDSLCKDDLLRPRIRSSSSQTHRSYSSYQTPPLTELQRLLWTHKPSTGHVNEVWPNLYVGDLYIARDKEQLRRMGITHIVNAAAGRFHINTGEKFYRELPVDYYGIEADDDPNFDLSIYFSQAARYIRAALNSPRGRVLVHCAMGISRSATLVLAFLMICEKKTLVDAIQTVCEHRGVCPNSGFLKQLQELDMRLAQESGRGADSLRL, from the exons ATGGCTTTTGATTCGTTGTGCAAAGACGACTTACTGCGCCCCAGAATACGCAGCTCTTCAAGCCAGACCCACAGAAGCTATAGCAGTTACCAAACACCACCACTGACAGAACTTCAACGCCTGTTGTGGACACACAAACCTTCCACTGGCCATGTGAATGAAGTCTGGCCAAACCTCTATGTGGGAGACTT ATACATTGCTCGGGACAAAGAGCAGCTACGCCGAATGGGTATCACCCACATTGtgaatgctgctgctggcagattTCACATCAACACTGGAGAGAAATTCTACAGGGAGCTGCCTGTAGATTATTATGGAATAGAAGCCGATGATGATCCAAATTTTGACCTCAGCATTTACTTCTCTCAAGCTGCCAGATACATAAGAGCAGCATTGAATTCTCCAAGAG GCCGAGTGTTAGTTCACTGTGCAATGGGGATCAGTCGATCAGCAACGCTTGTCCTTGCTTTCTTAATGATCTGTGAAAAAAAGACGCTTGTGGATGCAATCCAGACGGTGTGTGAACATCGAGGGGTCTGTCCCAACTCTGGCTTCCTCAAGCAGCTTCAGGAGCTAGACATGCGACTAGCacaggagagtggaagaggagccGATTCCCTTAGACTTTAA